CTGGTACAATTTGACCAAACTCATCTTGGATGATTAAGGTTTTTGTACCATGTAAAAATCCAGTTTTCCCATAGGTGAGAGTTGCTGAATGTTCTCCTGGTTTTGGACCAAGTCCACCAGCTTCTGCACCATAGATGGCCACATGTTTGTCTTTTAAAAAGGCATGGAACATTCCAATAGAATTCGATCCACCGCCGACGCATGCCACGATGGCATTCGGTAGTTTATGATTTCGTTTTTTAAACTCTGCTCTTGCCTCTGTTCCAATAAAGGATTGGAAGTCACGAACGATCGTTGGGAAAGGATGAGGTCCAATTGCAGATCCCACAATGTAATGAGTTGTGGATACATTGAGTGCCCAGTCTCTCATGGCTTCACTCGTGGCTTCTTTCAGAGTCGCTTCTCCTGCTGTGACCGGAAGAATTTTTGCACCTAACATCTCAATTTTTTTAGCATTGAGATTTTGTCTTTCTACATCGACGGCACCCATGTACACCACAGTTTCCATTCCGAACATAGCACCGACAGTTGCCGTCGCAAGGCCGTGTTGGCCTGCACCTGTTTCTGCAATGATCCGTTTTTTCCCCATAAAACGAGCGATAAGCGCCTGTCCGATGGCATTATTAATTTTATGAGCGCCAGTATGATTTAAATCTTCGCGTTTGAGCCAGATACGAGCACCTCCCCATTGTTTGGTGAGACGTTCGGCATAAGTCAGAGGACTAGGTCTTCCGACATAGTTCTTTAAATAGTATTCTAGTTCCTTTTTGAACTTTTTACTTTTCTTTAACTTTTGATAGGTGGATTCAAGCTCTTCTAATGCTTCCGTTAGTATCTCCGGAGAGTAACGGCCACCGAATTCACCAAAATATCCAGGAAGGTTTTTGCCCATATATCCCAAGATACGGGAATGGGGGAATATGAAAACTGCTTCTTTTGCGGGGGGTGGGGGTTTTTGGGTATACTCTCCCCGCCCTGATCGAACTGGGTGGGGTTATCCACCCGCCACCCAATGGCTACCTTCTATCACATTACCCGAATTCAGACCATCCCTTCCTCTGATTCTAAAGAAAAAATCAAAAGAAGTTCATGTTTCCACTTGCTCTACTGCTTTTTCAATGCTCTCGTAAAGATTTCGGATTTGGTTTTGCAGCCTTCCAACTAGGTCTTCATTCGTTGTGAAGCTGATGGTTTCTTCGGCCATTGATTTTCTGTCGAGGATCGTGATTTCCCCTTTTTCCAAAAATCCTTTTCCAAGAGTGAGCCTAATGGGGAATCCAATGAGTTCGGAATCTTTAAATTTAAAACCTGGGCCCAGATCTCGGTCATCCCAAAGAACTTCAATTCCAGCCGCAACAAGAGCTTTGTAGATGGATTCAATTTTTGCAATGTCGTCTGGATTTTTAGCAATACTCACCAAACAAACAGTAAATGGTGCGATGGATACAGGCCAAAAAATTCCTTTATCGTCATTACATTGTTCGATGACAGTAGCCATACATCGGTTCACACCAATTCCATAACAACCCATAGTGGTTGTGGTGGCTTTCCCTTTATCATTGAGAACTGTTATGTCAAATGCTTTGGAATACTTTTGGCCTAATTTAAAAATATGACCCACTTCAATTCCTTTTTCTGCGGTTAGTCCAGTTCCACAATTCGGGCAAGGATCCCCAACTTTGGATTGCGACACATCGATTTTAGTCACTTCTTCTTCTTTGAAAAAGTTAATCAGCCTAACCCCTGCTATATGATGGCCCACTTCATTGGCACCAGTAATGTATCCAAAACTCCAATCAACTAACGAATCGACGAAAACTTTAAGTGTTTCTGATTTTGGAAACCCAGGGCCAATAAACCCAGGAACAAGACCAAGTTTCTCCATTTCCGCAGGACCCATAGGTCTTAGTTCATTACAAGCCAAATGGTTTTTTAATTTGTTTTCATTGAGTTCGCGGTCTCCTTCTAAAAACACTAAAATATATTGCCCATCTGCAAAGAGAGCCACTGCTTTTAATAAATTTTCTTCTTTGGTATTCAGAAACTCTGCCACTTCGGCAATTGACTTTTTAGAAGGTGTATGGATCTTATCACTTCCAACGAACGCTTGTTTCACTGCCTTTGGATTATGAAGCACAGGAGTTTTTTCAATATT
The nucleotide sequence above comes from Leptospira harrisiae. Encoded proteins:
- the trpB gene encoding tryptophan synthase subunit beta; translated protein: MGKNLPGYFGEFGGRYSPEILTEALEELESTYQKLKKSKKFKKELEYYLKNYVGRPSPLTYAERLTKQWGGARIWLKREDLNHTGAHKINNAIGQALIARFMGKKRIIAETGAGQHGLATATVGAMFGMETVVYMGAVDVERQNLNAKKIEMLGAKILPVTAGEATLKEATSEAMRDWALNVSTTHYIVGSAIGPHPFPTIVRDFQSFIGTEARAEFKKRNHKLPNAIVACVGGGSNSIGMFHAFLKDKHVAIYGAEAGGLGPKPGEHSATLTYGKTGFLHGTKTLIIQDEFGQIVPAHSVSAGLDYPGVGPEHAHLSQTGRVDYRMVTDEQALDSFLEVTRVEGIIPALETAHAFHVARDVAKDLGKKKDLIICLSGRGDKDVTEVLRLLGERK
- a CDS encoding proline--tRNA ligase; the protein is MKASSYLIPTAKEDPQDAVVASHKLMTRAGLIRKSAAGLYSYLPLGLRILKKIEAIVRSEMDRAGALEFQLPILTPSEIWKESGRWDKMGKEMFRLKDRHDNESCLGPTHEESFCVLVKPMVRSYKDLPINVYQIHTKFRDEIRPRFGVIRSREFTMKDAYSFHLDDESLDQTYQTMRKTYRRIFAGMGLSTIPVQADSGNMGGSASEEFMVVSPIGEETLTICPSCQYSGNIEKTPVLHNPKAVKQAFVGSDKIHTPSKKSIAEVAEFLNTKEENLLKAVALFADGQYILVFLEGDRELNENKLKNHLACNELRPMGPAEMEKLGLVPGFIGPGFPKSETLKVFVDSLVDWSFGYITGANEVGHHIAGVRLINFFKEEEVTKIDVSQSKVGDPCPNCGTGLTAEKGIEVGHIFKLGQKYSKAFDITVLNDKGKATTTTMGCYGIGVNRCMATVIEQCNDDKGIFWPVSIAPFTVCLVSIAKNPDDIAKIESIYKALVAAGIEVLWDDRDLGPGFKFKDSELIGFPIRLTLGKGFLEKGEITILDRKSMAEETISFTTNEDLVGRLQNQIRNLYESIEKAVEQVET